Below is a window of Paraburkholderia kururiensis DNA.
CGAGGCGGCTCTTTTTTTGCTCCTCCGTATGGGTTTCGCGCGTCGCGTTGACCGCGGGCTCACCCTGTACACCGGCCGCGTGGGTTTTGGCAGCGAGGCGTAACATGGTCGGCGCGCGAGCGCCGGGCCTGCGTGCCCCGGGCTTCGTGCCCCGGGCAGCGTGCCCCGGGCAGCGCTGCGCATTCCGGGCAGGCGTGAACATGGCGGATGGAGCGAACATGGCGAAGCATTTCGATGCAATCGTGATCGGCACTGGGCAGGGCGGCGCGCCGCTCGCGGTCGAACTCGGCAAGAGCGGCCGCAAGACCGCGGTGATCGAGCGCGCGGCATTCGGCGGGACCTGTGTGAACGTAGGCTGCACGCCCACGAAGACCTATGTGGCGAGCGCGCGCGCCGCGCATGTCGCTCGGCACGCCGCCGATTTCGGCGTGCAGGTGGGGGGGGCCGTCACAGTCGACCTCGCCCAGGTCAAGGCGCGCAAAGACCGCGTGATCGGCCAGTCGCGCAGCGGCGTGGAAAAGTGGCTGCGCGAGGCGCCGAACGTCTCGGTGTTCACGGGGCATGCGCGCTTCACAGGCCCGCACTCGGCGAGCGTGAGCGATCGCGCGGACGCGAGCGGCAGCGGCGCCGTGCAGGCGCTCGAAGCCGCCGAAATTTTCATCAATACGGGCACGCGCGCGGCGGTGCCGCATGTCGACGGTATCGAGCGCGTGCGCTATTACACCAACTCGTCGCTGCTCGAGCTGAGTGTGCTGCCCGAGCATCTCGCGATTGTGGGCGGCAGCTACGTGGCGCTCGAATTCGCGCAGATGTTCCGCCGCTTCGGCAGCCGCGTGACGGTGATCGTGCGCGGCGAGCGTGTGCTCGCGCGCGAGGACGAAGATTTCGCGCGCGGTGTGCAGGAAGTGCTCGCACGCGAGGGCGTCGAATTCCGCTTCGGCGTCGAGCCGCAGCGGCTCGAACCCGCGGGCGCGAACAGTGAAGGCGTGCGCATTGCGCTCGGCGAGCAGACGCTCGAAGCATCGCATCTGCTCTTCGCGACCGGCCGCATTCCGAATACCGACGACCTCGGCCTCGAGGCCGCCGGCATCGAGGTGAACGCGCACGGCATCGTGCCCG
It encodes the following:
- a CDS encoding FAD-containing oxidoreductase, producing MAKHFDAIVIGTGQGGAPLAVELGKSGRKTAVIERAAFGGTCVNVGCTPTKTYVASARAAHVARHAADFGVQVGGAVTVDLAQVKARKDRVIGQSRSGVEKWLREAPNVSVFTGHARFTGPHSASVSDRADASGSGAVQALEAAEIFINTGTRAAVPHVDGIERVRYYTNSSLLELSVLPEHLAIVGGSYVALEFAQMFRRFGSRVTVIVRGERVLAREDEDFARGVQEVLAREGVEFRFGVEPQRLEPAGANSEGVRIALGEQTLEASHLLFATGRIPNTDDLGLEAAGIEVNAHGIVPVDGQLRTNVAGVWAIGDINGRGAFTHTSYDDFEIVRANLLGANGGEARSVDDRIAAYAVFVDPPLARVGRSETEVRASGKPALIATMPMSRVGRARERGETDGFMKVLVDRETQQILGAGIFGIEGDEAIHTFIDTMTVRAPYTTLMRAMHIHPTVSELVPTLLGGLEPLV